From the genome of Acropora palmata chromosome 4, jaAcrPala1.3, whole genome shotgun sequence, one region includes:
- the LOC141878969 gene encoding uncharacterized protein LOC141878969 gives MRFKMGDYKKHFARKNLGIAAIIVITLFAIGLGIGFIVKKYQADKKLSYATKKFELPNHFLARRPLGATYNDMVYLSPTSENELGYARKCVLCTWTINMLNKDKEIAVEIRKKVWTLTAKYTVEEKWKENATTYKIDYSWRGSGLLKNVFLIKNSNGDEIARTDRFLMKLGTTIEVKTPDSARSLLASIERPAFQLATTWDIKVIKENVLPTYLYGAIATITTLWENENCKG, from the coding sequence ATGCGTTTTAAAATGGGCGACTACAAGAAACACTTCGCTAGAAAGAACCTTGGAATCGCCGCAATTATTGTCATCACCCTTTTCGCTATTGGTTTGGGGATTGGTTTCATCGTCAAGAAATACCAGGCTGACAAGAAACTCTCTTACGCTACGAAGAAGTTTGAACTGCCAAATCACTTCCTTGCTCGCCGCCCCCTAGGAGCTACTTACAATGACATGGTATACTTATCGCCGACATCGGAAAACGAGTTAGGGTACGCTAGAAAGTGTGTTTTATGCACTTGGACAATTAACATGTTGAATAAGGATAAAGAGATTGCGGTCGAGATTAGAAAGAAGGTTTGGACTTTGACCGCTAAGTACACAGTTGAAGAAAAGTGGAAAGAAAATGCGACGACTTACAAGATCGACTACAGCTGGAGAGGCTCTGGATTACTAAAAAACGTCTTTCTCATTAAGAACTCAAATGGCGATGAAATTGCACGCACGGATCGTTTCCTAATGAAACTAGGTACAACAATTGAAGTCAAAACTCCAGATAGCGCTCGTTCGCTCTTGGCGTCAATAGAACGCCCAGCATTTCAACTGGCAACCACATGGGACATTAAAGTGATCAAGGAAAATGTCCTGCCAACATATCTTTATGGTGCCATTGCTACAATTACTACCTTGTGGGAGAACGAAAACTGTAAAGGCTAG